From the genome of Fusarium fujikuroi IMI 58289 draft genome, chromosome FFUJ_chr06:
AAAAGCTCGATGGGTATTTGAAGGCCAATGGTCTTCAGGACTTGGGTTTCGATGTCAATGCCCCGGGAGATCTCCCCAAGCTGCCGGATGATATACAGAGAAGTCGCATTGAGATCTCCTCTGCGACCAAACAGctcgagcttcttgttcgAGGACCCAGAGAAGCTGTCAGATGGGGCATATGGAGTGTAAGCTTGCCGCCTGTGCATTGGCCCAAGTACTAACACAAAAAGTATCTTGACACCTTGAGCCTCCACATACTGAACAGCTATGGAATTCGTGAGCTCACCAAACCTGATTTTGTCCTCATACCTAATCCTGAATAGCCAATCTCGTACCTCTGGAGGGATCTATTGCTTTGGCGGAACTCCAAAGCAAGACTGGACTGGACCGCATAAATCTGGCTCGCGCTCTTCGTCATGCTATGACAAATAAGATTTTCCAGGAGCCGACACCGGGGTTCATAGCACACACTGCCGCATCAAAGATGCTTGCTCAGGACGCCAGTCTCCAAGCCTGGGTAAGGTTGAATGGAGAGGATTTCCTACCAGCCGGGGCCCATACCTTGGAGGCTCTTCGTGCCGACCCAGAAGCGACCTCACTCACACGGACGGGCTTCAACTATGCATGGGGGACAGTGGATAAAGAGCCGATGTTTGCAACATTCGGCAAAGACCCTCCCAGAGGAAAGCGATTTGCAGAGGCTATGGCAAGCCTGACAGGCGGCGAGGGCTATGAGGTTCGCTACCTCGTCGATAGCTACGACTTTTCCgaaatcaacaacaacaaaggcaCATTGGTGGATGTCGGTGGTTCCCATGGCTTCGTGTGCGTCGATCTAGCCAAGAAATGGGATAAAATGAAATTCGTGGTACAAGATTTAGCAAAGACAATCAGCAGCGCCCCAGAGCCGATATGCGCAGATCAAGAGGTAGCTCAACGCATATCTCTCCAGGTCCATGATTTCTTTACTGAGCAGCCAGTCAAGGATGCCGATGGTGAGATTGACACAATTTACTCCTCGAGTTTCCCCCCCTACTGACACAACCAAGCGTACTACTTCCGCTGGATACTCCATAACTACTCCACCCCATATGccgtcaagatcctcaaaaACCTAGTCCCAGCTCTCAAACCGGGTGCGcgtgtcatcatcaacgatcaTTGTCTCCGTGAGCCGGGGGCTGAAAACTACTGGGATGAAAAAGTCATGCGGAGTATGGacctgttgatgttgacctTGTTGAATGCCCAAGAGCGGACAGAAAAGGAGTTTGAAGAGCTCTTTAGGGCTGCCGACGAGCGCTTCGTGTTCAAAGTAAGTCACTGAAACGCTTCGCCTCTGACTGTCGTGTATActgatatatctcttaaaggGTGTAAGCAGACCGGAGGGATGTAGGATGAGCATTATCGAGGCAGTTTGGCAGCCTTGAATGGGAACGGCGTGTTTGAGAGGCAACAATTttcgaagaaggagatggcaaTAAAGACATTAGTGCACAAGAATGATATAGGTCAAGGAATGCAGAGAGAGACTGCCCGGATACCTGAATGTTTTGGTACTGAATGATAGTCTCGGGAATCCATGAATCGTTAGGTAGCAGCAGCTGGAGATAACCTCCATTTCGGCAAGTAATGGCACAGTCCTATAACAAAGCGTAATTGGTTTAGTGGTAAAATTCTCCGTTGCCATTCGAGCAGCGTCGGGGAGCCCTGGGTTCGATTCCCAGATTACGCATTGCTTTTGAATCATTTTTGAAGCTCCTTTTTGTCTCTATTTGAACATGTTTTTGGTTCCTTTCGTCACGTCGGTTTAGCTTGGAGTGATGTGCttgtgatggtgttgagtcaATCACTTCTCAGGTCAGGGGCCAGAGGTTGGTTGCACTTGCCTTACTGAAACACAGTGAAAAGACCCCCTTATGATAATCTCTCAGCATACTAGAAAGTACCAATTCAAAATTCTGATAAAAGTCAAATCAGGGTGCCTAAATGTATCTCAGAGTCACCTAAACTATTGCTCATAATTGCAGGTTTCGTCTTCTCACCTGCTAGCCCTTTACAACAGCAGCATAAGCCACGACTGATTGAACAGAGATTTCTAGAGCTTTGTGCATTATGCAACTATAGTATAAACTGCAAAGGAGTCCCTGAATTGTATGCTAAACCGTCAAAATCAAGCCCTGTCTGCTGCTTTCCCATTCTCAAATCACGAAAAGGAAATCCAGAGCCTTCTTGACTCCAGCATATATACACTCAAAATAACCGCTGCCTCTGTCACCAGTCTTACAACATTGCTCATTTATCCTCATCTCCAAAACCGCCTCGTCTGGCGATTTCTCCGGCTAGCTCAGCCACTGTCTTGTCACTCAAAACGTCGAAAACCGAGACCTCGACACCACAGTTGGTGACAACCCAGTTTCGGACACCAACGGCAACCAGGGAGTCGACACCGTAGACATTGGGAGGCTTCCCAGTGTCAATTTCCTCAGGAAGCATGTTCATGGCCCTGGAAAGCATGAGAGAAAGACCAGTGGTGACTATTTCTGCAGCTACATCTGTGCTAGAGCAACATGAAAGAAGAGACTTCAAATCAAAGTCGTTTGAAGCATCAACCACTCTCAGGTCGGGGCTTGGGGTGTCCACCAGGTTGAGGTAGCTATAGAGAGCAGTACGAGACCAGTATGGGTCAGCTGGTTGATTCTGTCTAATAAGACCGCCAGAGCCAATGCCCATAATGACGCGACCAGGCATGGGAGTTTCGGGGAAAATCTCAGCAGTAATCGCGTGCGTGATCATGGTAAGAAAATCTTCGTGACGGATACCATAGAACCCACTGGCTCGAAGAATGTCAAgaatctcctcatcatccgcaAGCATTCCTGCACCGAGAACAGGCCCGAGATCGATGGACACGGCATGCTTTCCTTCGAGGCGGAGGTTGAGGGCGAGGGCATCTTCAAAACAGTTACCCGCAGCGTAGTTGGCTTGGCCACGATTACCAATAACTCCCGCAGAGCTggcaaggaagatgaagaaggggtCCTCTGAGATCGCCGAGATCGCTTGAACTAGGTTATCTGACCCGATTGTTTTTGGCCTGATTGCCTCGGTCCAGTCAGAATATGTCATGTTTGAGAAAATCGAATCTTTGATAGTCGCGGCACACTGAAAGACTCCCTTGATAGGTGGCATTTCTTGACATATCTCTTCCTTCATTACCTTCGTGAGAGCTTTGGCATCGCAGATATCAACCATGTATACCCGAGCGTCAATACCCTCATTGCAGAGGTCTTTAAAAAGTCGCTGAGAAGCTTCAGAAGAGGTACCGGTCCGTGAGAGAAAGGCAATGTGCCGAGCACCATTTCTAACCAGTAATTCGCAGATACTACGACCAAGGCCGCCCAAACCGCCTGcaagtaggtaggtatcagTGCCCGACAAGGCTTGATGCAACGGCTTGATAGTCTTCTTAATAGCCATATCAACCTGAGGTGTGGCATCAGGGCCTCCGGTGATAGAAACGAGTCCAAAAAAGGGATCCTTCTCGATGAGTTTGAATGCTTTCTTGATCCTTTTGATATCGATGTTGGTGATTGGCACAGGAAGTGGCAGGTCATTCCCCAAATCATCAGAGCTACTCTCAACCCGTCTACCGAGCTCCTTGACCAGCTCCCCCACGTAGTCTGCATCATACTTCAACATATTTTGCAAGTCAAAGTTGACGAGCGAAACATCAGAAGACAGAACGTGAACTGGTGGAGGACTTGGCAATCTGCAGGAAAACTGCACGACAATACCCCCTGTAAGAAGTCAGTGAATATGTAGCTGCAGGAGAGAAGCTGAACATACCTCGGCGAACGCACTTGAAATTGTCTTCGATGTGTCTCTGTGTAGCGTTGTAGACGAGATCAACCCCGTGTCCCGAACGATTACGGACAACTGTAGTAAAGGGATCTGAGTCAGCGTTGACGATATTTGCCTTCTTCACGCCGACCTCTTCCAGAAAAGTTCGTTGTTTTTCTGAATTTGGTCCCATAACGGTCGCAAACACCTCGGCAGAGAGTGCAAAGGCTACTTTGATAGCAGCCATCCCAACCCCGCTGGCTCCAGCGTGAATAAGAACTGACTTTCCTCGACCAAGTCTTCCAACCTTATCAAAACAATGGAAGGCTTTAACGAAATGACTGAAGGAAAGACGAGATGACCACTTTGACACAAAGCGACTGTCTATGTTCACATTACTTTGAACGGAGCCACTAGTCACAAGACCGCTCACAAGATCACCCGTCATGAATCCAGAAACGTTGCGGCCAATTCGGCCAATGCGGCCACATATTTCAGATCCGACCTCAGATTCCAAGGTTTTCCCCATGGCGGTCTCCAAGTCGATGAAGTCGAGAGGTGCGCTTTCGAATATGACTTCAACTTCCCTAGGCTGAGGAGCATATCTTGTCCCAGCAGCAAACACCAAGCTATCATCTGTGGGGCCGGGTTTTGAGATATGAAGCTTCAGATGACGCGGGTAGCCATGGAATGATACCTGAGTGATCTTGCTAGAAatgccattctcaacaacatcattcaGCGGTCCAATAGGGACGAGCCGAGGGACGCAAACCACGCCGTTTCTCTCAGCATACTCCAGTTCACGTGGACCAGAGCCCTGATCTGCCACAAATGCTTGAAGgaagatcttgttgatgttctggaTAGCCGATGAGGAATTCAGAGGTGTGCTCAAACTCAAGTCAAATGTCACAAACGTTTTCAGGGGCTCTTCTGACATGAGTGTGCGTGCAAGAGCAATGACGGGAGCTCCTTTAGGATTCATCGGGTCCATGTGGACACTGCGGGAGATCCAGAGAATTCCCTTGGCCGCCTGATGAATACTATGGAAAGCGTTGAACTCTGTCTCAGTCCAGTTGTAGATGGATGCACCTGCATTGGATCCCACTGAAAagtcgagaagagagatggtGATCTTGTTCTTTAGTCTTGAGGGACTGCTTAAGACTTCATTGAGTTGCATGGTACGCATTTGCACGCTAGCTTGGCGCTCCACGATGAGCTTTTCCGCAAGCCATTGCGTCTCTGAAGGAGGATTGTCGGGCAAAAGGATGACAACATCAGGGACAGATAGCCTATCTTCAGTTGGATTCTTGCGATTCACCTTAAATTTGATCTCCATTTTCTCGCCATCAAGTTGGTTGTAATCAAGTGagacaatctcatcaagttcGGGGTTTCCATCCGGACAGTTTTCCATGATATAGCCGGGACGTTTCAAGTGAGAACtgagcttggcgatgtcGATTTCACTCCGAGAACAAATAAGAATCAGGTCATAGTCAGGGAGAGGCTCTGAACCATCTACCGATCTTTTCTCGATGAAAGGCTCGGCGGCAGTTCCTGCAAAAACCGACGCAATTTCAGAGGTTCTCTCGTCAAGGCTAGTCTCAGCTAAAGTGTAACGAGAAAGCCAAGGTCTTTGCCCTTCGAGGCTTGTCAAAGCACTGACAATCTTCTGTGTGATGTCAGGCGTACCGTCAACTTGGAGAATAGATAGTCCTGGCAGCTTATGTGCGAGCTTTTTGACAAAATCTTCGACATGTTCTGTCTTCGAGCAAGTGATGTCTTCCATCCACGAGACCTGAGTGCATAGAGTGCGGTTATTTGGAAGAAACCCGTCCCCTTCTCGGGATGATCCAGAGATGCCAGTGAAATGGAGACCACGCACTATGACTGAGGGCTGTTCCCAGCCAGATTGGGCCATGCCGATATCTGCCCTTGCATCGCGAACACCAGCTCGAGTGGCAGTAGAGTAACCATCAAATTCCTTGTTGATGTCACTGGAAACCTCTGCCGAGACAAAAATGCTCTCAATGAAAGATGGTACCATAGGTTCACTCTCGATAGCGAATGGTGTTTGAAATATGGAATCTAGAGTTGCAGGATGAATCAGATGATCATACTCGAACTTTGCAGGCATCTTGGACCGCGTGTCGGGAATGCGTATCTTGGTGACGCACGCGCCTTTGCTCTTGCGTATGTGGATGATATTCTGGAAAAGAGAACCATAATTTATACCCAcaatgtcaagaagctcatagAGTTGTCGAGGTACAACTGGTTCCAGGCAGGACCCTTTGAGCAACTCGAACTCTTCACGATGGTTCTGAAAGGCAGTCTTCCAATGCCCACGCTTATATCGCACCTCGATACGGCCAGTAGCATTCTGTTCCCAGGAAGAGTTCAATTGCTTCGAATAGATACAAAATTCAAAAGCAATACCCCGCGAACTGTGAACAGACGTGCAAGAAACACTCTTGAAGTTCATGGCCATTTCCAGTCCATGTGTTGTAGCTGGGACAATCATAGCTCTTTCGATAcgcatgttgatgatttcaTATCCAAGGACGTTCTCTTGGCCCTTTGTAGCTTGGCAGGCGCCTTGGAGGGCCATGGCGATCATGCCAGCAGCAGGGTAGATGGTCGTCTTTTGTATCTGATGATCTTGGATCCAGGGGTTCTCAGCAATGCGGAGAAACCCCCGCCAACGAGGTTCGAAGGAGATAGCATCAGCTGTGGGAGCACCGATCAGATCTTGACGAGGAAATTCTCTGAATCGTGTTGCTTCACCAAGATGAGACTCGTGCCAATAAGATCTGGTGTGATTCCACGGATAAGGTGGAAGATCAGCTAGAGGCTTAAGGGGTATCTGATAAGAACCTCGAGTGACAACCTTTTCCATGTTGAATTTACACCCACATGCCCAGAGCTCGGCCATAGTTCCTAGGAGCGACAATGCGCCATGGATCTTTCGGTCAAGAATAGTGCTGTATCTGGGCGGATTCGGAAAGCCAAAGAATGTTATTATATCGAGAACTGGCGAGCGCAGAGTTGAACTGGGACTTAGCTCAACAATGATATCTGCGGACTTGTCGGACGGGAGCTGCAGCATAGTGCTCATAGCTGACATGAACACGACAGGGGACACCAAGTTCAAAGCCCAGTACTTGTTGTCAAGCTCGTGCCCGTTAATTTTCTCTCCAGTGACGGAAGAGAACATTGTAACTGATCGCCGGTGCTGACGTGGATTAATCAATCCTAAAGCTGACTTGTACTCTTTCTCAATCTTAAGCATGTCCGAGGAATGATAGGCCACCTTGACGGGAAGAATGCGACAGAAGATACCTTTCGCGGAAAGTTCCTTGAAGGCACCCTCGATATTTTCCTTCCTGCCAGATAATGTCACGGACCGAGGACCATTCACACAAGCAAGCTCGCAAGGgtacttcttctcatcataaCTTTCGTCGAGATCAACAACGGAAAGGCCAACCACCATCATGGAGCCCTGTGTGCCAGTTTGTTCAATGGTAAGGGACGAAGCAACGAGTCCGCGATAATAAGCAACCTCCCAagcctcttccttggtgaGAGCACCCGATGCGTAGGCTGCTGCGATTTCCCCAGAGGAGTGCCCAATGACATAATTAGGAGTGATATGAAATGAATCCAAGAGGTCCACGAGAGCCATCTGAATAGCTGTAGTCGCGGGTTGCGAGATTCTGGAGTCAGATATTCGAGTTTCGGCCTCGTCTTTGAGAATTTCCTCCAGGAGGTCGAATTCACTGGCGAGTTTGTTCTTCATGTATCGAGAACCAGCTTCCAACGCATCGCGAAACGCCTCAAAGGGGAGAAGATCTTTACCCATTTGCGCAAATTGAGCGCTCTGTCCACAGAAAACAAAGCATATATtgggctgcttcttctttaatGCTCTTTTGAACGAGGATTCGTCAATGACCTGAAGTTTGGCGATCAGTTCCTCTCGAGACTTCGCGACCACGGCATGCTTCCATTCAAGATTGGATCGGCGAGAGCCAAGTGTGTAGGCATAGTTGTGCAAAAATGCTGTGTCTTCTTCCCCCTGTGACTCCAAGTACGGGATGTGTGATTCCATAATGCGCCGCACACCCAATTTGTCGTGGGACGAAAATACAAAAAGTTGAGGCTCGAACACTGCCTTGGTATTGGATGTTCTGCGGCAAGAGGTGATCGCCTCAAAAGAGTTGTGGTTTCCCCTAAGCCCACGCGCTGACAGATAACGAGGGGCCTCGTCCATGATAACATGGGCGTTTGTGCCTCCGAAACCGAAGCAGTTGACACTGACACGGCGTAAGCCAGAAACAGGCCAGTCGAGCAGCCCGGTTGGTACCTATGACTGTCAGCGATAGTTGAGTGCAGTAAGATGCTCCTACAAACCTTGACCTTCCACTCTTTGAAGTCAATATCAGGG
Proteins encoded in this window:
- a CDS encoding polyketide synthase yields the protein MEDDIAIVGIGLRFPGDASSPEELWKVLERGESQWSEFPKDRLNIDGYYHPSGDRQGSISFRGAHFIKGNFASFDASFFSISAEDAKAIDPQQRILLEASYEALENAGIRKEDIDGSDAAVYVGSFVKDYEQVCLRDPDWQPQYAATGNGIAIMANRISHFFNLHGPSMTIDTGCSGSLVSVHLASQSLRAKETSLAIAAGAGMILTPNTMMPMTALNFLSPDGKCFTFDSRANGYGRGEGIGVVVMKRLSDAIRDNDTIRAVIRATKVNQDGHTTGITLPSKEAQVANIKSVYESAGIDFSQTGYVECHGTGTKAGDWRELKAISESLCTVRDIDNPIVVGSIKPNIGHLEGAAGVAGLIKGVLTLEHAKIPPNINFEKPNPDIDFKEWKVKVPTGLLDWPVSGLRRVSVNCFGFGGTNAHVIMDEAPRYLSARGLRGNHNSFEAITSCRRTSNTKAVFEPQLFVFSSHDKLGVRRIMESHIPYLESQGEEDTAFLHNYAYTLGSRRSNLEWKHAVVAKSREELIAKLQVIDESSFKRALKKKQPNICFVFCGQSAQFAQMGKDLLPFEAFRDALEAGSRYMKNKLASEFDLLEEILKDEAETRISDSRISQPATTAIQMALVDLLDSFHITPNYVIGHSSGEIAAAYASGALTKEEAWEVAYYRGLVASSLTIEQTGTQGSMMVVGLSVVDLDESYDEKKYPCELACVNGPRSVTLSGRKENIEGAFKELSAKGIFCRILPVKVAYHSSDMLKIEKEYKSALGLINPRQHRRSVTMFSSVTGEKINGHELDNKYWALNLVSPVVFMSAMSTMLQLPSDKSADIIVELSPSSTLRSPVLDIITFFGFPNPPRYSTILDRKIHGALSLLGTMAELWACGCKFNMEKVVTRGSYQIPLKPLADLPPYPWNHTRSYWHESHLGEATRFREFPRQDLIGAPTADAISFEPRWRGFLRIAENPWIQDHQIQKTTIYPAAGMIAMALQGACQATKGQENVLGYEIINMRIERAMIVPATTHGLEMAMNFKSVSCTSVHSSRGIAFEFCIYSKQLNSSWEQNATGRIEVRYKRGHWKTAFQNHREEFELLKGSCLEPVVPRQLYELLDIVGINYGSLFQNIIHIRKSKGACVTKIRIPDTRSKMPAKFEYDHLIHPATLDSIFQTPFAIESEPMVPSFIESIFVSAEVSSDINKEFDGYSTATRAGVRDARADIGMAQSGWEQPSVIVRGLHFTGISGSSREGDGFLPNNRTLCTQVSWMEDITCSKTEHVEDFVKKLAHKLPGLSILQVDGTPDITQKIVSALTSLEGQRPWLSRYTLAETSLDERTSEIASVFAGTAAEPFIEKRSVDGSEPLPDYDLILICSRSEIDIAKLSSHLKRPGYIMENCPDGNPELDEIVSLDYNQLDGEKMEIKFKVNRKNPTEDRLSVPDVVILLPDNPPSETQWLAEKLIVERQASVQMRTMQLNEVLSSPSRLKNKITISLLDFSVGSNAGASIYNWTETEFNAFHSIHQAAKGILWISRSVHMDPMNPKGAPVIALARTLMSEEPLKTFVTFDLSLSTPLNSSSAIQNINKIFLQAFVADQGSGPRELEYAERNGVVCVPRLVPIGPLNDVVENGISSKITQVSFHGYPRHLKLHISKPGPTDDSLVFAAGTRYAPQPREVEVIFESAPLDFIDLETAMGKTLESEVGSEICGRIGRIGRNVSGFMTGDLVSGLVTSGSVQSNVNIDSRFVSKWSSRLSFSHFVKAFHCFDKVGRLGRGKSVLIHAGASGVGMAAIKVAFALSAEVFATVMGPNSEKQRTFLEEVGVKKANIVNADSDPFTTVVRNRSGHGVDLVYNATQRHIEDNFKCVRRGGIVVQFSCRLPSPPPVHVLSSDVSLVNFDLQNMLKYDADYVGELVKELGRRVESSSDDLGNDLPLPVPITNIDIKRIKKAFKLIEKDPFFGLVSITGGPDATPQVDMAIKKTIKPLHQALSGTDTYLLAGGLGGLGRSICELLVRNGARHIAFLSRTGTSSEASQRLFKDLCNEGIDARVYMVDICDAKALTKVMKEEICQEMPPIKGVFQCAATIKDSIFSNMTYSDWTEAIRPKTIGSDNLVQAISAISEDPFFIFLASSAGVIGNRGQANYAAGNCFEDALALNLRLEGKHAVSIDLGPVLGAGMLADDEEILDILRASGFYGIRHEDFLTMITHAITAEIFPETPMPGRVIMGIGSGGLIRQNQPADPYWSRTALYSYLNLVDTPSPDLRVVDASNDFDLKSLLSCCSSTDVAAEIVTTGLSLMLSRAMNMLPEEIDTGKPPNVYGVDSLVAVGVRNWVVTNCGVEVSVFDVLSDKTVAELAGEIARRGGFGDEDK
- a CDS encoding related to sterigmatocystin 7-O-methyltransferase precursor, with the protein product MAESHISSHSQSPQSLDTSLMVQLARKITEETEKLDGYLKANGLQDLGFDVNAPGDLPKLPDDIQRSRIEISSATKQLELLVRGPREAVRWGIWSYLDTLSLHILNSYGIPNLVPLEGSIALAELQSKTGLDRINLARALRHAMTNKIFQEPTPGFIAHTAASKMLAQDASLQAWVRLNGEDFLPAGAHTLEALRADPEATSLTRTGFNYAWGTVDKEPMFATFGKDPPRGKRFAEAMASLTGGEGYEVRYLVDSYDFSEINNNKGTLVDVGGSHGFVCVDLAKKWDKMKFVVQDLAKTISSAPEPICADQEVAQRISLQVHDFFTEQPVKDADAYYFRWILHNYSTPYAVKILKNLVPALKPGARVIINDHCLREPGAENYWDEKVMRSMDLLMLTLLNAQERTEKEFEELFRAADERFVFKGVSRPEGCRMSIIEAVWQP